From the Entelurus aequoreus isolate RoL-2023_Sb linkage group LG13, RoL_Eaeq_v1.1, whole genome shotgun sequence genome, the window ccactggtaaagttactaaacatgtcagaccttaatcTAAAAAGTTACCGTTCTCAACTTTTTCACGACAAAACCAGGATTTGCATCatggatgcctttgaaagatggagaccattgaaGGCCGAGAAGATTTTTTACacctgacgccaaacttgctcatttcctccttaaatcactgcatgtaaacgatattacagaccttcaatccctcaggcggtactgcatcaacaagcgacatcagtgtgtaaaggatatcaccacatgggctcaggaacacttcagaaaaccactgtcagtaactacagttggtggctacatctgtaagggcaagttacaactatactatgcaaagccaaagccatttatcaacaacacccagaagcgcaaagttgaaaaggcagcatgtgtgatggtatgggggtgtattagtgcccaagacatgggtaacttacacatctgtgaaggcaccattaatgctgaaaggtacatacaggtttttggagcaacataggttgccacccaagcaacgttatcatggacgcccctgcttatttcagcaagacaatgccaagccacgtgttacaacagcgtggcttcgtagtaaaagagtgcgggtactagactggcctgcatgtagtccagacatgCCATGTCCATAAATACATACCAACATGATATGGAGCAGAATAAAGAACCAACCTGTGCCTCCAAACTCGCCAGCTTGCTGGACATCGTTGTTTCCTTGCTCCTCGCCTTTTCCAGATCCAGCTGAAGTAGCTTGTTCTCCATGGCCGCGGCCTTCAACTCCCGCTCCCTGACTTCCAGGGAATGCTTGAGTGCCGACACTTCCTCGTGGCTATGAAGGAGAAGCTGCTTCTTGTCATTGTAGTGACTGGCCGCCTTCTCCATCTGCAAGAGCAGGACATGTTAGCACGGTCCACACTGAATACTCATCTCCCAGGTCGAGGGAGCGCTCACTAACCTGAGCCTTGTAGTGTTCCACGGCTTCTGATTTAGCGGCAAGCTGCTCTTGCAGGTCTTTGTTCAGCATCTCCGTCTCTTTCATGAGCCCCAATTTCTCCATTTTCAACAATTCCAGCTCTTGCTGGAGCACCTGTTGCAGCTTTTGGGAGGCCATGTTCTCCCTCTCTGTGGCCTGCTTGCTTTGAACAAGTCTCTCCTTCTCCACAACAAGCACTTCCACTCGTTTCTCCAGGGCCACGTGGTCATTTTGTGCCTGGAGCACCTTGGCCAAGAGGTCTTCTTTTTGGCAAACAAGTGCCTCCTTTTCGCTTGCAAGAACAAGCTGAAGCTCCTGTTCTCCTTCTCTCCGTCTGAGGGTTTCAGCCTGAGCTTCTTGGTTTTGTTTCAAATCTGCATTGACTGAGGCCAGCTGAAGCTTCAGTTGCTCAGCGAGCTCAGCAGACTCCCGTTGGACTTCAGATACTCGCTGCTGTTTTTCTTCCAGTTTGAGGGAAATCACTTCCAGCTCCCCTTTGAGATGACTTATCTCCTGCTGAAGTTCATGTGTTTGTTTGGAGGCTTCTTCCTGGATCGTAGCCAGACTGGTGGCTTTGCTTTGAGCCTCCTCGTTTGCTTTCTGCAGCAAATGAGCCTGGGCAGCGAGCTCTGCACTCAGGGCGTCTAGGCTTTGGTCTTTTTCTGCGGTTTTGGTTTTGACAGAAGACAAATCGGTCTGGAGCACGTTGAGTTTCTCCTCAGCTTTGAGGAGGAGTTTCTCTTTCTCATCGTGACATACTTTCATTTTCACCATTTCTTCTTGAAACGAGGAATTCTGCTTGTGCAAAAGCTCTTCTGTCTGGACTCTTTCTTCGAGGTTCCTCTCTGCCTCTTCCTGCTGTTGTGCCAACAGATTGTTCTTGGACTGAACATCCTCTTCAGCTTTACCAAGGGTGGCCTCAAGAGACTCCACTTGTGTCTTCAAGTGTTGGATCTCTTGACAGAGCAGGTCTGAGTGCTTCGAGCTGGCAGCATTCAGCTGCACGATGCCTTCCTCGCTTGTTCGGATCTGAGCATCCATCCTCCCCACCTCGGCTTGCGATGCCGACAGCTGCTGCTGCAGAAGCTCTTTCTGGTGAGCACTTTCCTGCTCCCGTGTGGCCATCAGAGCTCGCAGAGTCTGAACCTGCTGCTCGGCTTTGCACAGCAATTCACGGACCTCAGCTAATTGGTCGTTTAGCTGACTGATCTCCTTAAGTAGCGCATCGGTCTGAGAGGAGCTTTCTTCTTTTAGTGTGACGAGCCGTTCCTCTTGAGACTGTATGTTCTCCCGAAGCACCTTTACCTCCTCCGTAGAAGATTCAAGCAGGCTTAGATACTTGTTTCTTTCTTGGGAAAGCTCCAGTGCTGTGGTTTCCAACAAGTTGTCCTTTGTATGAATTTGCTCTTCTTTACTTTGCAGAGTTTCAGTCACATTTTGAAGTTGGTTCTTGAGACTCTGAATGTCGTTCTGCAGCACCTCACATTGCTTGCTACTCTCCACCTTAAGCATGTTGATCTGGTCTTCCTTGGTTTGGATGTCCTCTTTAAATTGTTTGGCCTCTTCCAGCAGGACTTTGGTGTGCTGTTCGAGGGTCTCCACGTGAAAGCTCTTCTCCTGCTCCTGCTTGACTAGCAGCTCTTCTTTGGCTTTCACTTGGTCCTTTGCAAGGCGAAGAGAATCAGTCAAATTTCCCAGTTGCTTGTCCAGACCCTCAATCTTCTGTTCAAGGAGTTCAGAATGTGCTGAGCTCTCCCGCAGCAAAACCAGCTGTTCCTCCCTGGTTTGGAGTTCTGCGATCAGTCTGTTCACCTCCCGTTGAGAGGAGCCCAACTGCGTCTGCAGCGCCTCAGTACGCTGAGCGCTCTGTGATTGCTGTTCAACAAACACAATTTCCTTGGCTTGCAAACTCTCCTCAGCATTCTTCAAAGATGAACTGAGAGTCTCTACCCGTTTCTCCAAACTTTGGACATTTTCACAAAGATGCTCTGCCTTCTCTGAAAACTGCTCGTTCAAGAACGTAATATGCTTTTCTTTTGCCTGGACCTCCTCCTTCAGGGAGCTTACGCTCTGCTCAGAAGCGCTCAGTTGCTGCTGCAGAAGTTCTTTCTGGAGAACACGTTCCTGCTCCTGCTTCTCAAGGAGATCCTGAAGAGATTGAACTTGTTCCTCAGCCTTTGTGAGACAACCGCTCAGAGATCCAACTTGACTTTTCAGTTGTCCGATCTGCTCTAGTAGAATTTCAGACTGCTTGGAGCCGTCATTCTGCAGGACGACCAGCTGTTCGTGTTTGGCCGTTATTTCAGTCTTTAGTCTGCGAGCTTCCTCTTCGCTAGTTAAAATATGTTCCTGCAGCGCCTCCTTTTGCCTGACTGTATCTTGTTGACTTTGAGCCAATAAATCTTGCTTAAATCGGACTTCCTCTTCGGCGCGTTTGACAGACAAAGTAAGAGTTTCAACCTCCACTGTCAGAGTCTGTATTTTATTCTGGAGAATCTCTCGCTGATCGGAACTTTCCTCGCACAATTGAGCAAGCAGCTGGTCTTTGGTTTCAATTTCCTGTTTGTTCTTCTGCGTTTCAACGGCGAAAACCTCCACTTCTTCCCGGAGACTGGTAATTTGAAGGTCCTTATCAGCCAAAAGGGAAGTTAGATCCTGACACCTGGTTTCAAGATCTTTCAGCTTGTCTCCAGCCTGAATGAGTAAGGATTCATTTTCCTTCTTCATTTCCTTGAGTGTCTCCAGTTCTTGTTCAGAGGCATCAATGCGCGCCTGCAGTTCTCTAATTTGCGCCGCTTTTTGTAGCTCCAGTCGCTCAAGTTCGTCTTGAAGATCACTTATTGCTTTCTTCAAAGAGCAAATCTCGTTCTTCAGGGCGTCCCTCTAAAAATTTGAGGAGAGAGGGTTCAAACAAACAGAAATCTTCTGTTATTTGTAACAAACAGCCATGCTAACCGTTGTGAATATCAAAACCTGACGGTACACGCCCACGCACCTCCATTACAGGTCCCATGTTTTCTCCTGTGTCTTCCTTTGCTGCTTTTCCAATTTCATCCTCCAGACATGAAATCTTTCCCTGCAGGATCTGAATTTGCTCACCGAGGAGCTCCTGTGATGAAATAAAGTAGTCAGTATGACATCAACCTTTGTATTTGTTTATGGTTGTGGCTAAttagctcttaaaggcctactgaaagccactactagcgaccacgcagtctgatagtttatacatcaatgatgaaatcttaacattgcaacacatgccgggttaacttataaagtgacattttaaatttcccggggaacttccggttcaaaacgcctttggaggatgacgtatgcgcgtgacgtcgcgaggtcaacggaagtgtttggaccctattggacacaatgtcaccaaatcaccaaaaaaaaaaaaaaaaaaaaatcaaaaatgattcccgggcgcggctacgctgctgcccactgctcccctcacctcccagggggcgatcaaagggatgggtcaaatgcagaggacaaatttcaccacacctagtgtgtgtgtgacaatcattggtactttttaaaactttttttaatacacagagctctgttttgttcgacaaaattccacagtattctggacatccgtgttggtgaatcttttgcaatttgtttaatgaacaatggaggctgcaaagaagaacgttgtaggtgggatcggtgtattagcggctggctgtagcaacacaacaaggaggactttgttggatagcagacgctagcgccggcgacctcaccttgacttcctacgtctcctacgatcgctggaacgcaggtgagcacgggtgttgatgagcagatgagggctggctggcgtaggtggagcgctaatgtttttatcatagttctgacgaggtcccgttgctaagttagcgtcgttagcaacagcattgccagcattaaccgtgtatttacatgtccagtgtttggttcggtgtctcctgatagtagtattgttgatcttctgtctatccttccagtcagggatttatttattttgtttctatctgcatttgagacagatgctatcacgttagctcatgctaaagagctttgtcgatgtattgtcgtggagataaaagtcactgtgaatgtccatttcgccttctcgactctcattttcaagaggatatagtatccgaggtggtcactccaacgttcctcatccacgaatctttcatcctcgctcaaattaatggggtaatcgtcgctttctcgctccgaatatctctcgctccattgtaaacaacggggaattgtgagcagcagtaccgcttgtgacgtcacgctacttccggtaggggcaaggttgttttttttatcagcgagcaaaagttgcgaactttatcgtcgattttctctactaaatcctttcagcaaaaatatggcaatatcgcgaaatgatcaagtatgacacatagaatggatctgctattcccctttaaataatttcagtaggcctttaacctaaataaagttaaagttaaagtaccaatgatagtcacacacacacgaggtgtggcgaaatttgtcctctgcatttgacccatccccttgctcacccccctgggaggtgaggggcgcagtgagcagcagcactggccacgcccaggaatcatttttggtgattcaacccccactTCCAActgttgatgctgagtgccaagcagggaggtaatggctcccatttttatagtctttggtatgactcggccgggtttggaactcacaacctacccatctcagggcggacactaaccactacgccagtgtttttcaaccttttttgagccaaggcacattttttgcgttgaaaaaatgcggaggcacaccaccagcagaaatcattaaaaaaacgaaactcagttgacagaaaaagtcattgtcgcaattgtggaatatgactttaaaccacaaccaagcatgcatcactatagctcttgtctcaaagtaggtgtactgtcaccacctgtcacatcacaccctgacttttttggactttttttgctgttttcctgtgtgtagtgttttagttcttgtcctgcgcttttattttggtggctttttgtctctttttggtattttcctgtagcagtttcatgtcttcctttttgagcgatatttcccgcatctactttgtttttatccttcttcgtggggacattgtcgattgtcatgtcatgttcggatgtacattgttgacgccgtctttgctccacagtaagtctttgctgtcgtccagcattctgtttttgtttactttgtagccagttcagttgtagtttcgttctgcatagccttccctaagcttcaatgcctttccttaGGGCCACTAaccgttttgtttattttttgtttaagcatcagacacctttttacctgcacactgcctcccgctgtttccgacatctacaaagcatttagctacctgctgccacctactgatatggaagagtattacacggttactctgccgagctctagacagcaccgacactcaacaacaacgcatcatttgcagactataattactggtttgcaaaatgttttaacccacataggtgaaattagataatctcccacggcacatagtgtgccgcggcacagtggttgaaaaacactgcactaggccactgagtaggtggcctagtcTTCTTGtcccacataaggattgtgaatgatgggcaaaattccccttcaaaaagtgtagttcccctttcaGATAGAAAGAAATGCAGATTTGCCGCAATAGAGGTGATGATTAACAACTTAGGGgatcggctccacactgtgtatggagatatcAAGTATATAAATATAAGAGATCAGCTTAATCAAGAAACTGGGGCCGATACTGATCGATGGGTTCATGGCGACTGCAGAGGGATGACATTTTACCTTTTGAGCGTTGGCTTGATTGAGTTCCGACTGGAGGTAGTCTCTCTTGGTGCTCCACTCCTCCTGGGCAAATGCTCGGGACTGCGTCAACCTGCCGACCTCCGCTTCCAGGGCGGTCAGCTGGGAACATGTCGCACGCATCTGCAGAAATGGCATCGAGTCTTAGAAGACCAGCTCAGGGGGAATTTGTCAAAATGTTTCTTGGAGAGTTCTTGTCCAATCAGGGATGTAAACGCTGGACTACAAACTAGTGGACTGCTGGAGGCAGCCCAGTACTGCACTCCGTTACCAACAACCAATTCTAAACAATGTGTTCATCCCCCAATGTTGCACTGTGGCGTACCTGGGAAGAGAGCAGGCCATTCTCCTCTGTGAGCTCGTCCACTTTCCGCTCCATCAGCAAGGAGCTACTTTTCCAGTTTTTGTTCTGTTTCAAAATCTCATCCAGTCGCACAAGCAAACTAAAAAGGAAGAAATGTGGGAATGAATGAATGGAAATGTCACATCACGGTTGTTGTGACCAGAATCATcaaggtattgttgaatgtgctcatttATGCACACACTGAActcttttaaccaagttgtacttaaatatgtatacacagtagtcttttgttgcgtcggaccagttcttcctcccagggaatctaagttactggtcaatcccaagttctttcgatgacatatatgctgagtaaggaccatcaagacagaattggaatgtTTCCAAGTTTATaccaaagctttaggagatcagcttaaccaatacattcatatcggctggcATTCCAACGGAAAAACCAACTTCTCTGAACACAAGAGAAACTAGTAAAATAcaaaaaggaaaagtactagctactctaaacatggctatgtaaaaagaaagaactcttaaacatttaCGCATCCTTCCACACTTTCTAGAACATTAAACATTGTTCTGGATTCTTAAAagggtgaactgcactttttctggaattttgcctttattatcacaatccttacgtaacatgtttttattctttttatgcattctaagactAGGTCATAAacaaacattagcaaaagtcagctaagaaTGGAGATAATGGGAGTACTCTATTGCGCCTACAAGCCtcccttaaaaaaaacaatactcctTTTATTAACAAAGAATTAGCAATGTTGTTACAATACACGCTAACACAGACAACCTATAAATAaaccgacaagttggtcaactttgacatccaacttagacccggagatggccagaaagacacgaaaatatgcttttttttttaacactttgtgaGAATTATGATGAATCCAtttaaaggggaagatataaacatcccatcag encodes:
- the numa1 gene encoding nuclear mitotic apparatus protein 1 → MLNVGVKALLSWVNSIKSSPGDVRVEDLQDGEILLGVVYKLKKEAKPSFHTIEERFKVITQFVEKDCRFCAGEGASLSWDKIRHGSNLTEEMAKVLLLLVYHDMMNHRCTLSSLECDVEEELANLTGSYVMEMDGCVYFNRGLDAYLAKRCLPVSREIMQSAASTSTSVSSLSDEDSPVFRRAAKVKFLDIHTVASSSTSKSPLQDIMNTPKFQLRKMKRQMIKEREYIDGLEGELAVKIALIAQKESLINQLQYRLDRMKNEQAHQEEMARKQVDELETKNSSLLVRLDEILKQNKNWKSSSLLMERKVDELTEENGLLSSQMRATCSQLTALEAEVGRLTQSRAFAQEEWSTKRDYLQSELNQANAQKELLGEQIQILQGKISCLEDEIGKAAKEDTGENMGPVMERDALKNEICSLKKAISDLQDELERLELQKAAQIRELQARIDASEQELETLKEMKKENESLLIQAGDKLKDLETRCQDLTSLLADKDLQITSLREEVEVFAVETQKNKQEIETKDQLLAQLCEESSDQREILQNKIQTLTVEVETLTLSVKRAEEEVRFKQDLLAQSQQDTVRQKEALQEHILTSEEEARRLKTEITAKHEQLVVLQNDGSKQSEILLEQIGQLKSQVGSLSGCLTKAEEQVQSLQDLLEKQEQERVLQKELLQQQLSASEQSVSSLKEEVQAKEKHITFLNEQFSEKAEHLCENVQSLEKRVETLSSSLKNAEESLQAKEIVFVEQQSQSAQRTEALQTQLGSSQREVNRLIAELQTREEQLVLLRESSAHSELLEQKIEGLDKQLGNLTDSLRLAKDQVKAKEELLVKQEQEKSFHVETLEQHTKVLLEEAKQFKEDIQTKEDQINMLKVESSKQCEVLQNDIQSLKNQLQNVTETLQSKEEQIHTKDNLLETTALELSQERNKYLSLLESSTEEVKVLRENIQSQEERLVTLKEESSSQTDALLKEISQLNDQLAEVRELLCKAEQQVQTLRALMATREQESAHQKELLQQQLSASQAEVGRMDAQIRTSEEGIVQLNAASSKHSDLLCQEIQHLKTQVESLEATLGKAEEDVQSKNNLLAQQQEEAERNLEERVQTEELLHKQNSSFQEEMVKMKVCHDEKEKLLLKAEEKLNVLQTDLSSVKTKTAEKDQSLDALSAELAAQAHLLQKANEEAQSKATSLATIQEEASKQTHELQQEISHLKGELEVISLKLEEKQQRVSEVQRESAELAEQLKLQLASVNADLKQNQEAQAETLRRREGEQELQLVLASEKEALVCQKEDLLAKVLQAQNDHVALEKRVEVLVVEKERLVQSKQATERENMASQKLQQVLQQELELLKMEKLGLMKETEMLNKDLQEQLAAKSEAVEHYKAQMEKAASHYNDKKQLLLHSHEEVSALKHSLEVRERELKAAAMENKLLQLDLEKARSKETTMSSKLASLEAQAAFAERNLRALDTPDQGGASESFFLDVPLTHPDVHSRVQPKRTVSSDSLDQSSLEDSLKQTRKLSAPGESSTPFVRSSERLAAKRHGTLRAESLETLYFTPINSRYVHRTRRSSICTNPSSSVKTRRTTQVINITLTKKSVGGVEEEEAFLPPSRSQPNLSSGHASSPVSMKLFHTPGKMAAGVQLVGLPGYRRSTLHAQTTSTFCVGAENEPEAAPNDWMRIAELQARNRACLPHLKSSYPVEFEACQSAFTFTDEEVRTGDPSETIRRASVMPGQLHDSLTSHRHANMAGQSNMAGQSNMAGQSNMAGQSNMAASTRSHRVTVQPSTKSLNSARQRSPKVSKRSALTLPHHTSPEKKLKASCFPRPLTPKNRNINMGPPGSPKDRRESMMFTIENTPKNSSSYLKKGLSKLRSSARKSAKKALKENMAANAAHPSTRDRIKSPQVVSEDARKMMRKMKI